From one Streptomyces chromofuscus genomic stretch:
- a CDS encoding 2Fe-2S iron-sulfur cluster-binding protein, which produces MARFHTLPVTAVDRLTDDSVAVTLEVPPELREEFRYAPGQHIALRRTVDGVDIRRTYSICSPAPRDGEGPRSLRVGVRLVEGGAFSTYALKEIDIGDELEVMTPAGRFTLDPAPGLYAAIVGGSGITPVLSIAATLLAQEPGARFCLIRSDRTTASTMFLEEVADLKDRFPERLQLVTVLSREEQQAGLPSGRLDRERLTGLLPALLPVGDVAGWFLCGPYGLVQEAERALRGLEVPRGRIHEEIFHVDAAPAAAPGPGPAHSTVTARLDGRGGTWAVQHGESLLETVLRNRPDAPYACKGGVCGTCRAFLVSGEVRMDRNFALEREETEAGYVLACQSHAVTEKVELDFDR; this is translated from the coding sequence ATGGCCCGCTTCCACACGCTCCCGGTGACCGCGGTCGACCGGCTCACCGACGACTCCGTGGCCGTCACGCTCGAGGTCCCCCCGGAGCTGCGCGAGGAGTTCCGGTACGCGCCCGGGCAGCACATCGCCCTGCGGCGCACGGTCGACGGCGTCGACATCCGGCGGACGTACTCGATCTGCTCCCCCGCACCGAGGGACGGCGAGGGGCCGCGCAGCCTGCGGGTGGGCGTGCGACTGGTGGAAGGCGGCGCCTTCTCCACGTACGCCCTCAAGGAGATCGACATCGGCGACGAGCTGGAGGTGATGACACCGGCCGGCCGCTTCACCCTCGACCCGGCGCCCGGGCTGTACGCCGCGATCGTCGGCGGCAGCGGGATCACGCCGGTGCTCTCGATCGCCGCGACGCTGCTCGCGCAGGAGCCCGGAGCCCGGTTCTGCCTGATACGCAGCGACCGTACGACCGCCTCGACGATGTTCCTGGAAGAGGTCGCCGACCTGAAGGACCGCTTCCCCGAGCGCCTCCAGTTGGTGACCGTGCTCTCCCGGGAGGAGCAGCAGGCGGGGCTGCCGTCCGGGCGGCTGGACCGGGAGCGCCTGACGGGCCTGCTGCCGGCGCTGCTGCCGGTGGGCGACGTGGCGGGCTGGTTCCTGTGCGGGCCGTACGGGCTGGTACAGGAGGCCGAGCGGGCACTGCGCGGCCTGGAGGTGCCGCGCGGCCGTATCCACGAGGAGATCTTCCACGTGGACGCCGCCCCGGCCGCCGCCCCGGGGCCCGGTCCCGCGCACAGCACGGTGACCGCTCGGCTCGACGGCCGCGGCGGGACCTGGGCGGTGCAGCACGGCGAGTCGCTGCTGGAGACCGTGCTGCGCAACCGCCCCGACGCGCCCTACGCCTGCAAGGGCGGCGTGTGCGGCACCTGCCGGGCCTTCCTGGTCTCCGGCGAGGTGCGCATGGACCGCAACTTCGCGCTGGAGCGGGAGGAGACGGAGGCCGGATACGTGCTGGCGTGCCAGTCGCACGCGGTGACGGAGAAGGTGGAGCTGGACTTCGACCGGTGA
- the paaD gene encoding 1,2-phenylacetyl-CoA epoxidase subunit PaaD, with product MVTTTALEEELVAIAGSVPDPELPVLTLRELGVLRAVRLRGKDAVDVELTPTYTGCPALEAMSADIERALHEHGIREVTVRTVLTPAWSTDDITAEGRRKLREFGIAPPRVRTDSGPVPLELGPTRTLTEEPEPVRCPHCGSADTELLSRFSSTACKALRRCLACREPFDHFKEL from the coding sequence ATGGTGACCACCACCGCCCTGGAGGAGGAACTCGTCGCGATCGCCGGCTCGGTCCCCGACCCCGAGCTGCCCGTGCTCACCCTGCGGGAGCTGGGCGTGCTGCGTGCGGTGCGCCTGCGCGGCAAGGACGCGGTCGACGTCGAGCTGACCCCGACGTACACCGGCTGCCCCGCCCTCGAGGCGATGTCCGCGGACATAGAGCGCGCGCTGCACGAGCACGGCATCCGGGAGGTCACCGTCCGCACGGTGCTGACGCCGGCCTGGTCGACCGACGACATCACAGCGGAAGGCCGCCGCAAACTGCGGGAGTTCGGCATCGCACCGCCCCGCGTACGGACGGACTCCGGGCCGGTGCCGCTGGAGCTGGGCCCGACGCGCACGCTCACCGAGGAGCCGGAGCCCGTCCGCTGCCCGCACTGCGGGTCCGCCGACACCGAGCTGCTGAGCCGTTTCTCCTCCACCGCGTGCAAGGCGCTGCGGCGCTGCCTGGCGTGCCGTGAGCCGTTCGACCACTTCAAGGAGCTGTGA
- the paaC gene encoding 1,2-phenylacetyl-CoA epoxidase subunit PaaC — MTTTVPTTAALALGDDALVLSHRLGEWAGHAPVLEEEVALANIALDLLGQARVLLSLVGDEDELAYLREERAFRNLQLVEQPNGDFAHTIVRQLYFSTYQHLLYDRLAAGDGPFAPLAAKAVKEVAYHRDHATQWTLRLGDGTDESHERMRRACEALWRYTGEMFQPVEGLDVDGEQLRAAWLESVGEVLRRATLTLPEGPRSGAWSAGAGRQGVHTEPFGRMLAEMQHLHRSHPGASW, encoded by the coding sequence GTGACGACCACGGTTCCCACGACGGCCGCCCTCGCCCTGGGCGACGACGCCCTGGTGCTCTCCCACCGGCTGGGGGAGTGGGCCGGCCACGCCCCCGTCCTGGAGGAGGAGGTCGCCCTCGCCAACATCGCACTGGACCTGCTCGGCCAGGCCCGGGTGCTGCTGTCGCTGGTCGGCGACGAGGACGAGCTGGCGTACCTGCGCGAGGAGCGCGCCTTCCGCAACCTGCAGCTGGTGGAACAGCCGAACGGCGACTTCGCCCACACCATCGTCCGCCAGCTGTACTTCTCCACCTACCAGCACCTTCTCTACGACCGCCTGGCGGCCGGCGACGGCCCCTTCGCCCCGCTCGCGGCGAAGGCCGTCAAGGAGGTCGCCTACCACCGCGACCACGCCACGCAGTGGACCCTGCGGCTCGGCGACGGCACGGACGAGAGCCATGAGCGGATGCGGCGGGCGTGCGAGGCGCTGTGGCGGTACACCGGCGAGATGTTCCAGCCGGTGGAGGGCCTGGACGTCGACGGGGAGCAGCTGAGGGCGGCCTGGCTGGAGTCGGTCGGCGAGGTCCTGCGCCGCGCGACGCTCACGCTCCCCGAAGGACCGCGCTCCGGTGCGTGGAGCGCGGGCGCGGGCCGGCAGGGCGTGCACACCGAGCCGTTCGGCCGGATGCTCGCCGAGATGCAGCATCTGCACCGCAGCCACCCGGGGGCGTCATGGTGA
- the paaB gene encoding 1,2-phenylacetyl-CoA epoxidase subunit PaaB, with protein MTNTDWPLWEVFVRSRRGLSHTHAGSLHAPDAELALRNARDLYTRRGEGVSIWVVPSSAVTASSPDEKDPFFEPAADKPYRHPTFYEIPEGVKHL; from the coding sequence ATGACGAACACCGACTGGCCCCTGTGGGAGGTCTTCGTGCGCTCGCGCCGTGGCCTGTCCCACACCCACGCGGGCAGCCTGCACGCCCCGGACGCGGAGCTCGCCCTGCGCAACGCGCGCGACCTGTACACGCGGCGCGGTGAGGGCGTCTCGATCTGGGTCGTGCCCTCCTCGGCCGTCACGGCGTCCTCCCCCGACGAGAAGGACCCGTTCTTCGAGCCGGCCGCGGACAAGCCCTACCGCCACCCGACGTTCTACGAGATCCCGGAGGGAGTGAAGCACCTGTGA
- the paaA gene encoding 1,2-phenylacetyl-CoA epoxidase subunit PaaA, whose product MATAAAQKTDRTASYGDGDGTAATAAYERAFDAAVAADERIEPRDWMPNAYRATLVRQIAQHAHSEIIGMQPEANWITRAPSLRRKAILMAKVQDEAGHGLYLYSAAETLGTSRDELLDKLHRGRQKYSSIFNYPTLTWADVGAIGWLVDGAAITNQVPLCRCSYGPYARAMVRICKEESFHQRQGYELLLALSRGTPEQHAMAQDAVDRWWWPSLMMFGPPDDESQHSAQSMAWKIKRHSNDELRQRFVDICVPQAESLGLTLPDPDLRWNEERGHHDFGPIDWTEFWEVLKGNGPCNEQRITQRRRAHEEGAWVREAAAAYAAKHSETGATRA is encoded by the coding sequence ATGGCGACAGCAGCCGCGCAGAAGACGGACCGCACCGCGTCGTACGGCGACGGGGACGGCACAGCCGCCACCGCCGCGTACGAGCGCGCCTTCGACGCCGCGGTCGCCGCCGACGAGCGCATCGAACCCCGCGACTGGATGCCCAACGCCTACCGGGCGACGCTGGTCCGGCAGATCGCCCAGCACGCCCACTCCGAGATCATCGGCATGCAGCCGGAGGCCAACTGGATCACCCGCGCGCCCTCGCTGCGCCGCAAGGCCATTCTGATGGCCAAGGTCCAGGACGAGGCGGGCCACGGGCTGTACCTGTACAGCGCGGCGGAGACGCTCGGCACCAGCCGCGACGAGCTCCTCGACAAGTTGCACAGGGGCCGCCAGAAGTACTCCTCCATCTTCAACTACCCCACGCTGACCTGGGCGGACGTCGGCGCGATCGGCTGGCTGGTGGACGGCGCCGCGATCACCAACCAGGTGCCGCTGTGCCGCTGCTCCTACGGGCCGTACGCGCGCGCGATGGTCCGCATCTGCAAGGAGGAGTCCTTCCACCAGCGCCAGGGGTACGAGCTGCTGCTGGCCCTCAGCCGCGGCACCCCCGAGCAGCACGCGATGGCGCAGGACGCGGTGGACCGCTGGTGGTGGCCGTCCCTGATGATGTTCGGCCCGCCCGACGACGAGTCGCAGCACTCGGCGCAGTCGATGGCCTGGAAGATCAAGCGGCACTCCAACGACGAGCTGCGCCAGCGCTTCGTGGACATCTGCGTCCCCCAGGCCGAGTCCCTCGGGCTCACCCTCCCCGACCCGGACCTGCGGTGGAACGAGGAACGGGGGCACCACGACTTCGGGCCGATCGACTGGACGGAGTTCTGGGAGGTCCTCAAGGGCAACGGCCCGTGCAACGAGCAGCGCATCACCCAGCGCAGGCGGGCGCACGAAGAGGGCGCCTGGGTACGGGAGGCGGCCGCGGCGTACGCGGCCAAGCACAGCGAGACGGGAGCTACGCGCGCATGA
- a CDS encoding DUF5819 family protein, whose protein sequence is MDAQGAKDTYDRGGASVPHARSGRGAPDGVREPVPGSARTGVAALSPRYQIGVVLALAVVAVTVCVHLGMVFLHVAPSNTVTKQHGEAVEEWIYPEFEQNWKLFAPNPLQQNIAVQVRAEIRTGDGGSRTTGWYDLTAQDGRAIDGNLLPSHAQQNELRRAWDFFSATHDGDNRPSGMRGALSETYLRRIVVLRLHRADAVEPGAVVDRVQVRSRTTNVRPPEWSEERISLEPVDRLLPWWPVPVDEAQGGAR, encoded by the coding sequence ATGGACGCGCAGGGCGCGAAGGACACGTACGACAGGGGTGGTGCAAGCGTCCCGCACGCCCGCAGCGGGCGGGGCGCGCCCGACGGCGTGCGCGAGCCCGTGCCGGGTTCCGCCCGCACCGGCGTCGCCGCCCTCTCCCCGCGCTACCAGATCGGTGTGGTGCTGGCCCTCGCCGTCGTCGCGGTCACCGTCTGCGTACACCTCGGGATGGTCTTCCTGCACGTCGCGCCGTCGAACACGGTCACCAAGCAGCACGGCGAGGCGGTCGAGGAGTGGATCTACCCGGAGTTCGAGCAGAACTGGAAGCTGTTCGCGCCGAACCCGTTGCAGCAGAACATCGCGGTACAGGTCCGGGCCGAGATCCGAACGGGTGACGGCGGCAGCCGCACCACCGGCTGGTACGACCTGACCGCGCAGGACGGCCGGGCCATCGACGGCAACCTGCTGCCGAGCCACGCCCAGCAGAACGAGCTGCGCCGCGCCTGGGACTTCTTCAGCGCCACCCACGACGGCGACAACCGCCCCTCGGGCATGCGCGGCGCGCTGAGCGAGACCTACCTGCGACGGATCGTCGTGCTGCGCCTTCACCGCGCGGACGCGGTGGAACCGGGCGCCGTCGTCGACCGGGTCCAGGTCCGCTCCCGGACCACCAACGTCCGACCGCCCGAGTGGAGCGAGGAGCGCATCTCGCTCGAGCCGGTGGACCGGTTGCTGCCCTGGTGGCCGGTGCCGGTCGACGAGGCCCAGGGGGGTGCCCGGTGA
- a CDS encoding HTTM domain-containing protein, with amino-acid sequence MNRFALALSRGIARITESALGPYQTAVIRIGLAVTWLLFLLREIPHRQELYGPDGPWGWDLAEQLIAANGAFSALMWTDGQLWFETVYAFGVLASLLLALGWRTRTMSVLFMVGVLSLQNRSVFVGDGGDNVLHLMSLYLVFTRCGQVWSLDARRARRARQAHARGERLTDRTGPLLWGVLGLVLSVVTAVGRLDGDWLVPALLWGVWVAQALWWLVGRLTRTGEPRILLDVVANILHNGALVVIMAEACLIYATAGWYKVQGSRWQDGTAVYYPLHLEYFSPWPALADLLSASGTVVMLVTYGTVAVQVAFPFTLFNRRVKNVLLAVMITEHAVIAVVLGLPFFSLAMIAADAVFLPTPFLRGLGDRAARTRARLLRRGRPKVPAQRTPDTAERGEDAEQAHVGFRA; translated from the coding sequence GTGAACCGCTTCGCCCTGGCCCTCTCCCGGGGCATCGCCCGGATCACCGAGTCCGCCCTCGGCCCGTACCAGACCGCCGTGATCCGTATCGGCCTCGCGGTGACCTGGCTGCTCTTCCTGCTGCGCGAGATCCCGCACCGCCAGGAGCTGTACGGCCCCGACGGCCCGTGGGGCTGGGACCTCGCCGAGCAGCTGATCGCCGCGAACGGCGCCTTCAGCGCCCTGATGTGGACCGACGGGCAGCTCTGGTTCGAGACCGTCTACGCGTTCGGCGTGCTCGCCAGCCTGCTGCTGGCGCTGGGCTGGCGCACCCGCACCATGTCCGTGCTCTTCATGGTCGGCGTGCTGTCGCTGCAGAACCGCAGCGTCTTCGTCGGCGACGGCGGCGACAACGTCCTGCACCTGATGTCCCTGTACCTCGTGTTCACGCGGTGCGGCCAGGTGTGGTCGCTGGACGCGCGGCGCGCCCGGCGGGCACGGCAGGCACACGCGCGTGGGGAGCGCCTCACCGACCGGACCGGCCCCCTGCTGTGGGGCGTGCTCGGGCTGGTGCTGTCCGTCGTGACCGCGGTGGGCCGCCTGGACGGCGACTGGCTGGTGCCGGCGCTGCTGTGGGGCGTCTGGGTGGCGCAGGCCCTGTGGTGGCTCGTCGGGCGTCTCACGCGCACCGGTGAGCCGCGCATCCTGCTCGACGTGGTCGCCAACATCCTGCACAACGGCGCCCTGGTCGTGATCATGGCCGAGGCCTGCCTGATCTACGCCACGGCCGGCTGGTACAAGGTCCAGGGCTCCCGCTGGCAGGACGGCACCGCGGTCTACTACCCCCTGCACCTGGAGTACTTCTCGCCCTGGCCCGCCCTCGCCGACCTGCTGTCGGCCAGCGGCACCGTGGTCATGCTCGTGACGTACGGGACCGTGGCCGTCCAGGTCGCCTTCCCGTTCACGCTGTTCAACCGGCGGGTCAAGAACGTCCTGCTGGCCGTCATGATCACCGAGCACGCCGTGATCGCCGTGGTGCTCGGGCTGCCCTTCTTCTCGCTGGCGATGATCGCGGCGGACGCGGTCTTCCTGCCGACGCCGTTCCTGCGCGGTCTGGGCGACCGGGCCGCACGCACGCGCGCGCGGCTGCTCCGGCGCGGTCGCCCGAAGGTCCCGGCGCAGCGGACCCCGGACACCGCCGAACGCGGCGAGGACGCCGAGCAGGCCCACGTAGGCTTCAGGGCATGA
- a CDS encoding TrmH family RNA methyltransferase, producing the protein MNDPVGGGSSGFAQQPVSVWRSLAGTAVLLDGFHALKHALRFGAEVPVAVTADREAALALADELAPDVRQALAALLTEVPETTYASLVPRPHPTAVAALAVRPSREGNLRALARTPRGAPVVVLDQPRNLGNAGAVIRLAAGFGATGVVTTGTLDPWHPTVVRGGAGLHFATAVERLDVGELPPGPLFALDPEGEDIRGLKLPDDALLAFGSERSGLSAAVRARADHLVALPMRPQVSSYNLATSVAMTLYHWSATGGAAS; encoded by the coding sequence ATGAACGACCCCGTGGGCGGGGGCTCCAGTGGCTTCGCGCAGCAGCCGGTGAGCGTCTGGCGCAGCCTCGCCGGCACCGCCGTGCTGCTCGACGGCTTCCACGCCCTCAAGCACGCCCTGCGCTTCGGAGCCGAGGTGCCGGTCGCGGTCACCGCCGACCGCGAGGCCGCGCTCGCCCTCGCCGACGAGCTGGCCCCGGACGTACGGCAGGCCCTGGCCGCGCTGCTCACCGAGGTCCCGGAGACGACGTACGCCTCCCTGGTGCCGCGCCCGCATCCCACCGCCGTGGCCGCACTGGCGGTACGGCCCTCGCGCGAGGGCAACCTGCGGGCGCTGGCCCGCACGCCGCGCGGCGCGCCTGTCGTGGTCCTCGACCAGCCGCGCAACCTCGGCAACGCCGGGGCCGTGATCCGGTTGGCGGCCGGTTTCGGGGCGACCGGCGTGGTCACGACCGGCACACTCGACCCCTGGCATCCCACGGTCGTCCGCGGCGGCGCGGGGCTGCACTTCGCGACCGCCGTGGAGCGGCTGGACGTCGGTGAACTGCCGCCCGGGCCGCTGTTCGCCCTCGACCCGGAGGGCGAGGACATCCGCGGCCTGAAGCTGCCGGACGACGCGCTGCTCGCGTTCGGTTCGGAGCGCAGCGGCCTCTCGGCGGCCGTACGCGCGCGTGCCGACCATCTGGTGGCGTTGCCGATGCGCCCCCAGGTCTCCAGCTACAACCTCGCGACCAGCGTGGCCATGACGCTGTACCACTGGAGCGCGACCGGGGGCGCCGCGTCCTGA
- the paaN gene encoding phenylacetic acid degradation protein PaaN, which translates to MAAELTAHELIAQHRPTLDQALEAIRTRAYWSPHPEHPKAYGENGSLDAAAGKAAFDALLGTRLDLDQPGTDDWVGGEVSPYGLDLGVSYPHADLDVLLPAMRAGQRAWRDAGPELRAMVCLEILKRISDRTHEFAHAVMHTSGQAFMMAFQAGGPHAQDRGLEAVAYAYVEQVRTPDTAEWTKPQGKRDPLALTKRFTAVPRGIGLVIGCNTFPTWNGYPGLFASLATGNAVLVKPHPRAVLPLALTVQVARQVLTEAGFDANLVALAAERPDEGIAKTLAVRPEIRIIDYTGSTAFGDWLEANARQAQVHTEKAGVNTVIVESTGDYKGMLSNLAFSLSLYSGQMCTTPQNLLIPRDGIRTDQGPKSYDEVVADLAQAVDGLLGDDARANALLGAIVNPDVKTRLEAAAGLGEVALASRVVTNPDFPAAVVRTPVIVKLDGAKPDDEAAYMSECFGPVSFAVAVDSAMDAVELLRRTVREKGAMTVGAYTTDEDVERAVEEACLEEAAQLSLNLTGGVYVNQTAAFSDFHGSGGNPAANSALTDGAFVANRFRVVEVRREA; encoded by the coding sequence ATGGCCGCCGAACTCACCGCCCACGAGCTGATCGCCCAGCACCGGCCCACCCTCGATCAGGCGCTGGAAGCGATCCGCACGCGCGCGTACTGGTCCCCCCACCCCGAGCACCCCAAGGCCTACGGGGAGAACGGCAGCCTGGACGCGGCCGCGGGCAAGGCCGCCTTCGACGCCCTGCTCGGCACCCGCCTCGACCTGGACCAGCCCGGCACGGACGACTGGGTGGGCGGTGAGGTCTCGCCGTACGGCCTCGACCTGGGCGTCAGCTACCCGCACGCCGACCTCGACGTGCTGCTGCCCGCCATGCGGGCCGGGCAGCGCGCCTGGCGCGACGCGGGCCCGGAGCTGCGCGCTATGGTCTGCCTGGAGATCCTCAAGCGGATCAGCGACCGGACCCACGAGTTCGCGCACGCGGTCATGCACACCTCCGGCCAGGCCTTCATGATGGCGTTCCAGGCGGGCGGCCCGCACGCGCAAGACCGCGGCCTGGAGGCGGTGGCGTACGCGTACGTGGAGCAGGTCCGCACCCCCGACACCGCCGAGTGGACCAAGCCGCAGGGCAAGCGCGACCCGCTCGCGCTGACCAAGCGCTTCACCGCGGTGCCGCGCGGGATCGGCCTGGTGATCGGCTGCAACACCTTCCCGACGTGGAACGGCTACCCGGGCCTGTTCGCCTCGCTGGCCACCGGCAACGCGGTCCTGGTGAAGCCCCACCCGCGCGCGGTGCTGCCGCTCGCGCTCACCGTCCAGGTCGCGCGCCAGGTGCTCACCGAGGCCGGCTTCGACGCGAACCTGGTCGCGCTGGCCGCCGAGCGCCCCGACGAGGGCATCGCCAAGACCCTCGCCGTCCGCCCCGAGATCCGGATCATCGACTACACCGGCTCGACGGCGTTCGGCGACTGGCTGGAGGCCAACGCCCGCCAGGCGCAGGTCCACACGGAGAAGGCCGGCGTCAACACGGTGATCGTGGAGTCGACCGGCGACTACAAGGGGATGCTGTCCAACCTGGCGTTCTCGCTGTCGCTGTACAGCGGCCAGATGTGCACCACCCCGCAGAACCTGCTCATCCCCCGCGACGGCATCCGCACCGACCAGGGCCCGAAGTCCTACGACGAGGTGGTCGCCGATCTCGCGCAGGCCGTCGACGGGCTGCTCGGCGACGACGCGCGCGCGAACGCGCTGCTCGGCGCCATCGTGAACCCGGACGTCAAGACCCGTCTGGAGGCCGCGGCCGGTCTCGGCGAGGTCGCCCTCGCCTCCCGGGTGGTCACCAACCCCGACTTCCCGGCGGCGGTGGTCCGCACGCCCGTCATCGTCAAGCTGGACGGCGCCAAGCCGGACGACGAGGCCGCCTACATGAGCGAGTGCTTCGGGCCGGTCTCCTTCGCCGTCGCCGTCGACTCCGCCATGGACGCGGTGGAGCTGCTGCGCCGCACCGTGCGGGAGAAGGGCGCGATGACGGTCGGCGCGTACACGACCGACGAGGACGTCGAGCGGGCGGTCGAGGAGGCCTGCCTGGAGGAGGCCGCGCAGCTCTCGCTGAACCTGACCGGCGGGGTGTACGTCAACCAGACCGCCGCCTTCTCCGACTTCCACGGCTCGGGCGGCAACCCGGCGGCCAACTCCGCTCTGACCGACGGAGCGTTCGTGGCGAACCGCTTCCGGGTGGTGGAGGTACGCCGGGAGGCGTGA
- a CDS encoding 3-hydroxyacyl-CoA dehydrogenase yields MTALDLSSPVAVVGTGTMGQGIAQVALVAGHPVRLYDAVPGRAGEAAAAIGARLDRLVEKERLTAADRDAARARLLPAESLAELADCALVVEAVLERLDVKQDLLRELEDVVAEDCLLATNTSSLSVTAIGGALRVPGRFVGLHFFNPAPLLPLVEVVSGFATDVTSATRAYETARAWGKTPVACADTPGFIVNRIARPFYAEAFAVYEAHGADPATIDAVLRECGGFRMGAFELTDLIGQDVNESVTHSVWQAFFQDVRFTPSAAQRRLVESGRLGRKSGQGWYDYRDGAERAEPHTAEAARPPAYVVAEGDLGPASELLALIREAGIQVREEDEDHGTRLVLPGGGQLALADGQTSVEFRDVVYFDLALDYRRATRVALSASQDTSPQTLAEATGLFQALGKKVSVIGDVPGMIVARTVARIVDLAYDAVAKGVATEEDIDTAMRLGVNYPLGPFEWSRRLGRSWAYALLDDLHLRDPSGRYAPSLALYRHAYATDKREGSTS; encoded by the coding sequence ATGACAGCACTCGACCTCAGCAGCCCCGTGGCCGTCGTCGGCACCGGCACCATGGGTCAGGGCATCGCCCAGGTGGCGCTGGTCGCGGGCCACCCCGTACGGCTGTACGACGCCGTGCCCGGGCGCGCCGGCGAAGCCGCCGCGGCGATCGGCGCCCGGCTCGACCGGCTCGTCGAGAAGGAACGTCTCACCGCCGCCGACCGGGACGCCGCGCGCGCCCGCCTGCTGCCCGCCGAGAGCCTCGCCGAGCTCGCCGACTGCGCCCTTGTCGTGGAGGCCGTCCTGGAGCGGCTGGACGTCAAGCAGGACCTGCTGCGCGAGCTGGAGGACGTGGTCGCCGAGGACTGTCTGCTCGCCACCAACACCTCCTCCCTGTCGGTGACCGCCATCGGCGGCGCCCTGCGCGTTCCGGGCCGCTTCGTCGGCCTGCACTTCTTCAACCCCGCCCCGCTGCTGCCGCTGGTCGAGGTGGTCTCCGGGTTCGCCACCGACGTCACCTCCGCCACGCGCGCTTACGAGACGGCTCGCGCCTGGGGCAAGACGCCGGTGGCCTGCGCGGACACCCCGGGCTTCATCGTCAACCGCATCGCCCGGCCCTTCTACGCCGAGGCCTTCGCCGTCTACGAGGCGCACGGCGCCGACCCCGCCACCATCGACGCGGTACTGCGCGAGTGCGGCGGCTTCCGGATGGGCGCCTTCGAACTGACCGACCTCATCGGGCAGGACGTCAACGAGTCCGTGACGCACTCCGTGTGGCAGGCCTTCTTCCAAGACGTCCGCTTCACGCCGTCGGCGGCCCAGCGCCGCCTGGTCGAGTCGGGCCGGCTCGGCCGCAAGTCGGGCCAGGGCTGGTACGACTACCGCGACGGCGCCGAGCGCGCCGAACCGCACACCGCGGAAGCCGCCCGGCCCCCCGCGTACGTCGTCGCCGAGGGCGACCTGGGGCCCGCGTCCGAGCTGCTCGCGCTGATCCGCGAGGCGGGCATCCAGGTCCGCGAGGAGGACGAGGACCACGGCACCCGGCTGGTGCTGCCCGGCGGCGGTCAGCTGGCGCTCGCCGACGGCCAGACGTCGGTGGAGTTCCGGGACGTCGTCTACTTCGACCTCGCCCTCGACTACCGCCGGGCCACCCGTGTCGCCCTGTCGGCGTCGCAGGACACCTCCCCGCAGACCCTCGCCGAGGCCACCGGCCTGTTCCAGGCGCTCGGCAAGAAGGTCAGCGTGATCGGCGACGTCCCCGGCATGATCGTCGCGCGCACGGTCGCGCGGATCGTCGACCTTGCGTACGACGCCGTCGCCAAGGGCGTCGCCACCGAGGAGGACATCGACACCGCGATGCGCCTGGGCGTCAACTACCCGCTCGGTCCCTTCGAATGGAGCCGCCGCCTCGGCCGCAGCTGGGCGTACGCCCTCCTCGACGACCTGCACCTGCGCGACCCCTCCGGGCGCTACGCGCCCTCCCTCGCGCTCTACCGCCACGCGTACGCCACCGACAAGCGGGAGGGCAGCACGTCATGA
- a CDS encoding TetR/AcrR family transcriptional regulator yields the protein MTTAKRDTYTPETLLSVAVQVFIERGYDGTSMEHLSKAAGISKSSIYHHVTGKEELLRRAVSRALDELFGILDEEHARVGRAAERLEYVVRRMVEVLITELPYVTLLLRVRGNTGTERWALERRRDFDHRVAELLKAAAADGDVRGDVEVRLATRLVFGMINSIVEWYRPDGRGMGEREVTDAVVQLVFGGLRRAA from the coding sequence ATGACCACCGCCAAGCGCGACACGTACACCCCGGAGACGCTGCTGTCGGTAGCCGTCCAGGTCTTCATCGAGCGCGGCTACGACGGCACCTCCATGGAGCACCTCTCCAAGGCGGCCGGCATCTCCAAGTCGTCGATCTACCACCACGTCACGGGCAAGGAGGAGCTGCTGCGCCGGGCCGTGAGCCGGGCGCTGGACGAGCTCTTCGGGATCCTCGACGAGGAGCACGCGCGCGTGGGGCGCGCCGCCGAGAGGCTGGAGTACGTCGTGCGGCGCATGGTCGAGGTGCTCATCACCGAACTGCCCTACGTCACCCTGCTGTTGCGCGTGCGGGGAAACACGGGCACCGAGCGGTGGGCGCTGGAGCGGCGCCGCGATTTCGACCACCGGGTCGCCGAGCTGCTGAAGGCGGCCGCCGCGGACGGGGATGTGCGCGGCGACGTGGAGGTGCGGCTCGCCACGCGGCTGGTCTTCGGCATGATCAACTCGATCGTCGAGTGGTACCGGCCCGACGGGCGAGGCATGGGGGAGCGCGAAGTCACCGACGCGGTCGTGCAGTTGGTGTTCGGGGGACTGCGCCGGGCGGCCTGA